Within Anopheles moucheti unplaced genomic scaffold, idAnoMoucSN_F20_07 putative_Y_71, whole genome shotgun sequence, the genomic segment ttttcatacaaaaactgtctatttcaactaactttgtctatccaaaacgaactttgtactttgctatgaagttccaccaggaatgagttttcatacaaaaactgtctatttcaactaactttgtccatctaaaacgaactttgtactttgctatgaagttccaccaggaatgagttttaatacaaaaactgtctatttcaactaaattgatccatccaaaacgaactttgtactttgctatgaagttccaccaggaatgagtttttatgcaaaaactgtctatttcaactaactttgtccatctaaaacgaactttgtactttgctatgaagttccaccaggaatgagttttcatacaaaaactgtctatttcaactaactttgtccatctaaaacgaactttgtactttgctatgaagttccaccaggaatgagttttcatgcaaaaactgtctatttcaactaactttgtccatctaaaacgaactttgtactttgctatgaagttccaccaggaatgagttttcatacaaaaactgtctatttcaactaactttgtccatctaaaacgaactttgtactttgctatgaagttccaccaggaatgagtttttatgcaaaaactgtctatttcaactaactttgtccatctaaaacgaactttgtactttgctatgaagttccaccaggaatgagttttcatacaaaaactgtctatttcaactaactttgtccatctaaaacgaactttgtactttgctatgaagttccaccaggaatgagttttcatgcaaaaactgtctatttcaactaactttgtccatccaaaacgaactttgtactttgctatgaagttccaccaggaatgagttttcatacaaaaactgtctatttcaactaaattgatccatccaaaacgaactttgtactttgctatgaagttccaccaggaatgagtttttatgcaaaaactgtctatttcaactaactttgtccatctaaaacgaactttgtactttgctatgaagttccaccaggaatgagttttcatacaaaaactgtctatttcaactaactttgtccatctaaaacgaactttgtactttgctatgaagttccaccaggaatgagttttcatgcaaaaactgtctatttcaactaactttgtccatccaaaacgaactttgtactttgctatgaagttccaccaggaatgagttttcatacaaaaactgtctatttcaactaaattgatccatccaaaacgaactttgtactttgctatgaagttccaccaggaatgagtttttatgcaaaaactgtctatttcaactaactttgtccatctaaaacgaactttgtactttgctatgaagttccaccaggaatgagttttcatgcaaaaactgtctatttcaactaactttgtccatccaaaacgaactttgtactttgctatgaagttccaccaggaatgagttttcatgcaaaaactgtctatttcaactaaattgatccatccaaaacgaactttgtactttgctatgaagttccaccaggaatgagtttttatgcaaaaactgtctatttcaactaactttgtccatctaaaacgaactttgtactttgctatgaagttccaccaggaatgagttttcatgcaaaaactgtctatttcaactaaattgatccatccaaaacgaactttgtactttgctatgaagttccaccaggaatgagttttcatgcaaaaactgtctatttcaactaactttgtctatccaaaacgaactttgtactttgctatgaagttccaccaggaatgatttttcatgcaaaaactgtctatttcaacttaattcgtccatccaaaacgaactttgtactttgctatgaagttccaccaggaatgagttttcatgcaaaaactgtctatttcaactaactttgtccatctaaaacgaactttgtactttgctatgaagttccaccaggaatgagttttcatgcaaaaactgtctatttcaactaaattgatccatccaaaacgaactttgtactttgctatgaagttccaccaggaatgagttttcatgcaaaaactgtctatttcaactaactttgtctatccaaaacgaactttgtactttgctatgaagttccaccaggaatgagttttcatacaaaaactgtctatttcaactaactttgtccatccaaaacgaactttgtactttgctatgaagttccaccaggaatgagttttcatgcaaaaactgtctatttcaacttaattcgtccatccaaaacgaactttgtactttgctatgaagttccaccaggaatgagttttcatgcaaaaactgtctatttcaactaactttgtccatctaaaacgaactttgtactttgctatgaagttccaccaggaatgagtttttatgcaaaaactgtctatttcaactaactttgtccatctaaaacgaactttgtactttgctatgaagttccaccaggaatgagtttttatgcaaaaactgtctatttcaactaactttgtccatctaaaacgaaccttgtactttgctatgaagttccaccaggaatgagttttcatgcaaaaactgtctatttcaacttaattcgtccatctgattcgaactttgtactttgctatgaagttccaccaggaatgagttttcatgcaaaaactgtctatttcaacttaattcgtccatccaaaacgaactttgtactttgctatgaagttccaccaggaatgagttttcatgcaaaaactgtctatttcaactaaattgatccatccaaaacgaactttgtactttgctatgaagttccaccaggaatgagttttcatgcaaaaactgtctatttcaactaactttgtctatccaaaacgaactttgtactttgctatgaagttccaccaggaatgagttttcatgcaaaaactgtctatttcaactaactttgtccatctaaaacgaactttgtactttgctatgaagttccaccaggaatgagttttcatgcaaaaactgtctatttcaactaaattgatccatccaaaacgaactttgtactttgctatgaagttccaccaggaatgagttttcatgcaaaaactgtctatttcaactaactttgtccatccaaaacgaactttgtactttgctatgaagttccaccaggaatgagtttttatgcaaaaactgtctatttcaactaactttgtccatctaaaacgaactttgtactttgctatgaagttccaccaggaatgagttttcatgcaaaaactgtctatttcaacttaatgcgtccatccaaaacgaactttgtactttgctatgaagttccaccaggaatgagttttcatgcaaaaactgtctatttcaactaactttgtccatccaaaacgaactttgtactttgctatgaagttccaccaggaatgagtttttatgcaaaaactgtctatttcaactaactttgtccatctaaaacgaactttgtactttgctatgaagttccaccaggaatgagttttcatgcaaaaactgtctatttcaacttaatgcgtccatccaaaacgaactttgtactttgctatgaagttccaccaggaatgagtttttatgcaaaaactgtctatttcaactaactttgtccatctaaaacgaaccttgtactttgctatgaagttccaccaggaatgagttttcatgcaaaaactgtctatttcaacttaattcgtccatctgattcgaactttgtactttgctatgaagttccaccaggaatgagttttcatgcaaaaactgtctatttcaacttaattcgtccatccaaaacgaactttgtactttgctatgaagttccaccaggaatgagttttcatgcaaaaactgtctatttcaactaactttgtccatccaaaacgaactttgtactttgctatgaagttccaccaggaatgagttttcatacaaaaactgtctatttcaacttaattcgtccatccaaaacgaactttgtactttgctatgaagttccaccaggaatgagttttcatacaaaaactgtctatttcaacttaatgcgtccatccaaaacgaactttgtactttgctatgaagttccaccaggaatgagttttcatgcaaaaactgtctatttcaacttaattcgtccatctgattcgaactttgtactttgctatgaagttccaccaggaatgagttttcatacaaaaactgtctatttcaacttaattcgtccatccaaaacgaactttgtactttgctatgaagttccaccaggaatgagttttcatgcaaaaactgtctatttcaactaactttgtccatccaaaacgaactttgtactttgctatgaagttccaccaggaatgagttttcatacaaaaactgtctatttcaactaaattgatccatccaaaacgaactttgtactttgctatgaagttctaccaggaatgagttttcatacaaaaactgtctatttcaactaaattgatccatccaaaacgaactttgtactttgctatgaagttccaccaggaatgagttttcatacaaaaactgtctatttcaactaaattgatccatccaaaacgaactttgtactttgctatgaagttccaccaggaatgagtttttatgcaaaaactgtctatttcaactaactttgtccatccaaaacgaactttgtactttgctatgaagttccaccaggaatgagttttcatgcaaaaactgtctatttcaactaactttgtccatccaaaacgaactttgtactttgctatgaagttctaccaggaatgagttttcatacaaaaactgtctatttcaactaaattgatccatccaaaacgaactttgtactttgctatgaagttccaccaggaatgagtttttatgcaaaaactgtctatttcaactaactttgtccatctaaaacgaactttgtactttgctatgaagttccaccaggaatgagttttcatgcaaaaactgtctatttcaacttaacactagaaccgccgGACTTTGCAACCTTACTAGAACCGCCATATGGGACAATTTTGTCTCATTTGTTATGTATAATTTTTTAgacatgtttattattaccTAAGGCTTTCTTGCGGTAAAATAAGTAATAAACATCATAATTAGGAAGAATAAAGCTTTATTAGCAGCttaatcaataattaaaattgaaatgagATCATATCACTCGCATACCAAGGATATCAAGGCCAGGTTTTGTACATTAATATAACACTTTAGGACTTTTGGTGATAAAcgcttttaattattccttATAGGGTTGAACGACAGTGAATTCAGGCTTATAgctataaattatttacataGGGTACGTAGATACGTAGGGTTTTTATGATCATAAAAcaagtcttttttttgttttaagttgTTTGGGTCTACGCGGGTGTTTGTGACTTCCtttagaaacattaaaaaaaaatgatgtcAACATAGCTCTAAATAACCAAAAGAAGAGAATAAAGCTTTtttcaaaagcaaaaggaatacCTAGATTAATTATTTCATGCATCTTCAGGTTTCTTGGCATCAGGACATAATATTACATTGCTTCATCAGAACCTGGCTCACATAAAACGCATACGTACGAAACTCTTCGAGTACATTTTTTACATACTGGTCTATTGCATGTAAAGCATTCGTTAGCACTTTTGCCCTCGTGACAAGACATTTGAACCTGGCAACGCCTACGAGAACCTCCAGCACCTGACACAGGCAAGTTAGCGTTGGCGCTCTTTTTTTCAACGTACTCTTTGGCAAGTTCTTCGCCTAGTTTGAAAAGAAATTCGCGTCTAGAtatcttttcttttgtaaGTTCTTTGTACAAGACCCAAGCATTGATTCCCGCTAAATccataatattaaaaaatgaatgaacagGCCATCTTCTACTAGCACTTTTCACGGAGTACTTTCTACACATTTGGTCAACCACATCGACTCCATATTTGGTCGAGTTGTAAAAAGACACAGTTTCAGgctttgattttttatcgtttcCAGTTCTTACATCACGAAGCATTGAACTCAGTAAAACGACATTTTTTTTAGTGTTTCCTTGATAGACTGTAAGAGTTATGTCGTCGCTTTTGAACGCTTTGGTAAAGTAAAGTTTCTCTTTGGCGTTCTTTACGCAGATCGGCACTTCCCTTCTAGCCTTGTTGACTGTGCCAACTAAGCTAGTTTTTTTGGATTTCAAAAACTTTGCTAATTCTAAGGAAGTGAAAAAATTATCACAAGTTACGTTTCTTCCTCTGTTTAAGTACGGATCTACTAATTTTTTGACTACAAAATCTCCTAGTCTCTCCTTCGCAGGacgttcattattttttccGAGATAAGGAAAGATGTTAATAATATATTTCGAATCTACGTCAACAGCCATCCAATACTTTTGCCCGTACTTATCTGGTTTCGATGCCATAAACTGCGTAAATGGGCACCTCGTCTTGGATGGAAACAATTGTTCATCGACAGAAATGTGAGGACCTGGTACGTAATTGCTTTGACAGTTTGAAACAAATCTTGAAAAAACATCTGATATCAGGGCAAATTTGTCGGTTTGCAATCGTTCCGATCTAGTCGATTTTTCGTCAAATCTCAGGAACTTCATAATCTCGCGAAACCTTTTACGCGACATAAAATTCTTGCAGAACGGAAGTCCGTATTTTTCGGACCACATAAGATCAATATCCATGCCTTTGGACTCAGTAGCTCCGCGAATGTACAAAATCGCTAGAAATGCATCCAGCTCAGCAGGAGACAAAGTCCAGTCTTTGGTTTGCAATACTCTTCTAGCTTCAATTTCAGTGCACTTTCGGATTCGATTTAGAATACCATTATCAATGATAAGACGCCATGAACTCGAGGCTGCACCGCTGACTACGTATCGTTTAGCATAAGGAGTCGGACCGGGTACGTCTCTTATAACGTTTAATTCAGCAACTCTACCTCCATTAGCATTGTTAATTTCCACTGCTGTCCACTGTGTGCCGTCAGGTGCCTCTACGATCGATCCAACAACAAGTTTATCTAAAGAACCTTCTAAAGAAGTGTTGCGGCTCGTTTTAGCTGCTACTTTTGACTGTATATCAACTTGGTCGTTTCTTGATTTTGCAGGGGCTACTCGTGGAGCTCTTTCAGCATTAGAGTCTGCAGTTTGACGAGTTCCGCTAGCCCGACGAGTTTGTTTTGAAAGCCCAGTGCCAATGTCTGTGACATAGATACGCTTTCTTCCAGGGCCTTCTTTATCAGATTCTTTATctgaaataaacataaaataaaataatttttataaataGCATATGTGTGAAAAAGTTAATAAACGTGGTTTGACAGCCAaattacttttgtatgataCTTGCCTTCAACTGAGTGCTGTACTTGTTCTGGAACACAATCTTCAAGCTGGTTGTCGGATGATTCACTAGAGGAGCATATCAATGGATCAAATAAATCGCAGTCAGAGGTATCGGACAGAGGATCCCCTTCTGATTGATCACTGGAAATTTCGTTCAGAGCAGCCACAATCTCTTCGGGTCGTAAACCACGCTGGCGCGCCATATTTAACTTTTGAAAGCgcacaaataaatatttcacctTGCAAACACTTGCAACCGGGTGTTGGGAGAGCATAAACAGGGACCAAACAAGCCGGCAAGTCGAAACGTGAAGGCTACTTGTTTGGAGCTGCAAGTATTGTGCTGGGGATCCCAATACGCAATAGCCAGCAGTTGATGCTTTGAGTGGAGAGCTGGGAATAGGGGCACTCAGACGAACCAGTGCTTCCAATAATATTGCGGTAGAGTGTATAAAAATGGTGCTTTCATAGATTAGCCGATTGATAATAGCGCAAAAATAAACGCGTAGTAAGCAAAAGTGAATGCAGGTATGCAGTCGAACACTATTGCGCACTTTTATTGTTCCATTCGTATTGACATGCCTTGTCACGAAACCGCATACTCGCCAGTGCTGCCAGACTTGCAGAAGCACATCCATCACTCGTTGACAGCAGGAATACCAGCTATCAAAACGCATTTTGCCTATGGGACAAAATTGTCCCATTTGGCGGTTCtaggttggaaatgattttttttaagtacCATATGGgatacacatttttttattggcGCATTCAAAAgatcgttaaaaataaataaaagtcacaAAATTTCAATGAGTTGACAAGACGGCAAGCGGAACAACACACTTTTTTCGAGTGCGATGGGACAAAAAAGTCCCAtcggcggttctagtgttaattcgtccatctgattcgaactttgtactttgctatgaagttccaccaggaatgagttttcatacaaaaactgtctatttcaactaaattgatccatccaaaacgaactttgtactttgctatgaagttccaccaggaatgagttttcttgcaaaaactgtctatttcaactaactttgtctatccaaaacgaactttgtactttgctatgaagttccaccaggaatgagtttttatacaaaaactgtctatttcaacttaattcgtccatccaaaacgaactttgtactttgctatgaagttccaccaggaatgagtttttatgcaaaaactgtctatttcaactaactttgtccatctaaaacgaactttgtactttgctatgaagttccaccaggaatgagttttcatacaaaaactgtctatttcaactaaattgatccatccaaaacgaactttgtactttgctatgaagttccaccaggaatgagttttcttgcaaaaactgtctatttcaactaactttgtctatccaaaacgaactttgtactttgctatgaagttccaccaggaatgagtttttatacaaaaactgtctatttcaacttaattcgtccatcaaaaacgaactttgtactttgctatgaagttccaccaggaatgagtttttatgcaaaaactgtctatttcaacttactttgtccatctaaaacgaactttgtactttgctatgaagttccaccaggaatgagttttcatgcaaaaactgtctatttcaacttaattcgtccatctgattcgaactttgtactttgctatgaagttccaccaggaatgagttttcatacaaaaactgtctatttcaacttaattcgtccatccaaaacgaactttgtactttgctatgaagttccaccaggaatgagttttcatgcaaaaactgtctatttcaactaactttgtccatccaaaacgaactttgtactttgctatgaagttccaccaggaatgagttttcatgcaaaaactgtctatttcaactaactttgtccatctaaaacgaactttgtactttgctatgaagttccaccaggaatgagttttcatacaaaaactgtctatttcaacgaaattgatccatccaaaacgaactttgtactttgctatgaagttccaccaggaatgagtattcatgcaaaaactgtctatctcaactaactttgtccatccaaaacgaattttgtactttgctatgaagttccaccaggaatgagttttcatacaaaaactgtctatttcaacttaattcgtccatccaaaacgaacttggtactttgctatgaagttccaccaggaatgagttttcatacaaaaactgtctatttcaacttaattcgtccatccaaaacgaactttgtactttgctatgaagttccaccaggaatgagttttcatgcaaaaactgtctatttcaactaaattgatccatccaaaacgaactttgtactttgctatgaagttccaccaggaatgagtttttatgcaaaaactgtctatttcaactgactttgtccatccaaaacgaactttgtactttgctatgaagttccaccaggaatgagttttcatgcaaaaactgtctatttcaacttaattcgtccatctgattcgaactttgtactttgctatgaagttccaccaggaatgagttttcatacaaaaactgtctatttcaacttaattcgtccatccaaaacgaactttgtactttgctatgaagttccaccaggaataagttttcatgcaaaaactgtctatttcaactaaattgatccatctaaaatgaactttgtactttgctatgaagttccaccaggaatgagttttcatgcaaaaactgtctatttcaactaaattgatccatccaaaacgaactttgtactttgctatgaagttccaccaggaatgagttttcatgcaaaaactgtctatttcaactaaattgatccatctaaaacgaactttgtactttgctatgaagttccaccaggaatgagttttcatgcaaaaactgtctatttcaactaaattgatccatccaaaacgaactttgtactttgctatgaagttccaccaggaatgagttttcatgcaaaaactgtctatttcaactaaattgatccatccaaaacgaactttgtactttgctatgaagttccaccaggaatgagttttcatgcaaaaactgtctatttcaactaaattgatccatccaaaacgaactttgtactttgctatgaagttccaccaggaatgagttttcatgcaaaaactgtctatttcaactaactttgtccatccaaaacgaactttgtactttgcgatgaagttccaccaggaatgagttttcatacaaaaactgtctatttcaacttaattcgtccatctgattcgaactttgtactttgctatgaagttccaccaggaatgagttttcatacaaaaactgtctatttcaacttaattcgtccatccaaaacgaactttgtactttgctatgaagttccaccaggaatgagttttcatgcaaaaactgtctatttcaactaactttgtccatccaaaacgaactttgtactttgcgatgaagttccaccaggaatgagttttcatacaaaaactgtctatttcaacttaattcgtccatctgattcgaactttgtactttgctatgaagttccaccaggaatgagttttcatacaaaaactgtctatttcaacttaattcgtccatccaaaacgaactttgtactttgctatgaagttccaccaggaatgagttttcatgcaaaaactgtctatttcaactaaattgatccatctaaaacgaactttgtactttgctatgaagttccaccaggaatgagttttcatgcaaaaactgtctatttcaacttaattcgtccatctgattcgaactttgtactttgctatgaagttccaccaggaatgagttttcatacaaaaactgtctatttcaacttaattcgtccatccaaaacgaactttgtactttgctatgaagttccaccaggaatgagttttcatgcaaaaactgtctatttcaactaactttgtccatctaaaacgaactttgtactttgctatgaagttctaccaggaatgagttttcatgcaaaaactgtctatttcaacttaattcgtccatctgattcgaactttgtactttgctatgaagttccaccaggaatgagtttttatgcaaaaactgtctatttcaacttaattcgtccatctgattcgaactttgtactttgctatgaagttccaccaggaatgagtttttatgcaaaaactgtctatttcaacttaattcgtccatctgattcgaactttgtactttgctatgaagttccaccaggaatgagttttcatgcaaaaactgtctatttcaactaactttgtccatccaaaacgaactttgtactttgctatgaagttccaccaggaatgagttttcatacaaaaactgtctatttcaacttaattcgtccatccaaaacgaactttgtactttgctatgaagttccaccaggaatgagttttcatgcaaaaactgtctatttcaactaactttgtccatccaaaacgaactttgtactttgctatgaagttccaccaggaatgagttttcatgcaagaactgtctatttcaacttaattcgtccatctgattcgaactttgtactttgctatgaagttccaccaggaatgagtttttatgcaaaaactgtctatttcaacttaattcgtccatctgattcgaactttgtactttgctatgaagttccaccaggaatgagtttttatgcaaaaactgtctatttcaactaaccttgtccatccaaaacgaactttgtactttgctatgaagttccaccaggaatgagttttcatgcaaaaactgtctatttcaactaactttgtccatccaaaacgaactttgtactttgctatgaagttccaccaggaatgagttttcatgcaaaaactgtctatttcaactaaattgatccatccaaaacgaactttgtactttgctatgaagttccaccaggaatgagttttcatgcaaaaactgtctatttcaactaactttgtccatccaaaacgaactttgtactttgctatgaagttccaccaggaatgagttttcatgcaaaaactgtctatttcaactaa encodes:
- the LOC128309304 gene encoding uncharacterized protein LOC128309304, yielding MAVDVDSKYIINIFPYLGKNNERPAKERLGDFVVKKLVDPYLNRGRNVTCDNFFTSLELAKFLKSKKTSLVGTVNKARREVPICVKNAKEKLYFTKAFKSDDITLTVYQGNTKKNVVLLSSMLRDVRTGNDKKSKPETVSFYNSTKYGVDVVDQMSGINAWVLYKELTKEKISRREFLFKLGEELAKEYVEKKSANANLPVSGAGGS